A single Methanocaldococcus bathoardescens DNA region contains:
- a CDS encoding ATP-binding protein encodes MKFYNREKELHYLKTYVQLEPNSILFVYGPKSSGKTTVMLRVIEELSKRDDLVFFYYDLRKYATPTKEEFLNIFFEKGDKKYLLNKLEINLKIFKLGIEENFDFNNLSLNDVFAKINESINAVIKDGKKPVLIIDELQKLKNIYFNGDGKEGKSLLNELFNLFVHLTKVRHLCHVICLTSDTLFIEEIYRNSTLKNTSEYYLIDWLRKGTIRNILKEEGFSEEEINYALNYLSLPYEISQLINNKKLGLSVEETIKQWINVESDGLKYLIDTSDLNEEEIYKVLSKFRNEIKIDYKKDVKKEEMKYIKFLIENEILFYDVINGIIKPTSIIEWHAIREII; translated from the coding sequence ATGAAGTTCTACAATAGAGAAAAAGAATTACATTATCTAAAAACCTATGTCCAATTAGAACCAAACTCTATCTTATTCGTTTACGGCCCTAAATCTTCTGGAAAAACTACGGTAATGCTTAGAGTTATTGAAGAATTATCAAAAAGAGATGATTTGGTATTTTTTTACTACGATTTGAGAAAATATGCAACACCAACAAAGGAAGAATTTTTAAACATATTCTTTGAAAAAGGAGATAAAAAATACTTATTGAATAAGTTAGAGATTAACTTAAAAATATTTAAGTTAGGAATTGAAGAGAATTTTGACTTTAATAACTTATCTTTAAATGATGTCTTTGCTAAAATAAATGAGAGCATAAACGCAGTTATTAAAGATGGAAAAAAACCAGTTTTAATTATAGATGAATTGCAGAAGTTAAAAAATATCTACTTTAACGGAGATGGAAAAGAAGGTAAATCACTATTAAATGAACTATTTAACTTATTTGTGCATTTAACTAAAGTAAGGCATCTATGCCATGTTATCTGCTTAACATCAGATACTTTATTTATTGAAGAGATTTACCGTAACTCAACCTTAAAAAATACTTCCGAATATTATCTAATTGATTGGTTAAGAAAAGGAACTATAAGGAATATTTTAAAAGAAGAAGGTTTTAGTGAAGAAGAGATTAATTATGCTTTGAATTATCTATCTTTACCTTATGAAATCTCCCAGTTGATAAATAATAAAAAACTTGGCTTATCTGTTGAAGAAACTATAAAACAATGGATTAATGTTGAATCAGATGGTTTAAAATATCTAATTGACACTTCCGATTTAAATGAAGAAGAGATTTATAAAGTCCTTTCTAAATTTAGGAATGAAATAAAAATTGACTATAAAAAAGACGTTAAAAAAGAAGAGATGAAGTATATAAAATTTTTAATTGAGAATGAGATTTTGTTCTATGATGTTATAAATGGAATTATTAAGCCGACTTCGATAATTGAGTGGCATGCTATAAGAGAAATCATTTAG
- a CDS encoding adenosylcobinamide amidohydrolase yields the protein MEKVLEMDDWKAYKIPHTVEIENDVEKTKTLIIEFENKRRVLSTREGFKEVKYVGNHSIPVPFWDKVHNYKDYENQVLNKIGIKKEDIALLSTGASMDNLAVAKEEFDEFYVVALTTAGAKHNAIRLGDEEADYIEKDFKTYKIVDGKLIPKEEVGTVNIILITNANLTDGAMARAIITITEAKTNAFQELNIRSTKHPELLATGTGTDNMVVVKGFGRGVDYTGGHTKIGEMIAKAVKRSVIEALIKQDKIKI from the coding sequence ATGGAAAAGGTTTTAGAGATGGACGATTGGAAAGCTTATAAAATTCCCCATACAGTTGAAATTGAAAATGATGTTGAAAAAACAAAAACATTAATAATTGAGTTTGAAAATAAGAGGAGGGTTTTATCAACAAGAGAGGGATTTAAAGAGGTAAAATACGTTGGAAATCATTCAATCCCAGTCCCATTTTGGGATAAAGTTCATAACTATAAAGATTACGAAAATCAGGTTTTAAATAAAATTGGTATTAAAAAAGAGGATATAGCATTGTTATCAACGGGAGCTAGTATGGATAACTTGGCAGTTGCAAAGGAAGAATTTGATGAGTTTTATGTTGTTGCTCTAACTACTGCTGGAGCTAAGCATAATGCGATAAGGTTGGGGGATGAAGAAGCTGATTATATTGAAAAGGATTTCAAGACATATAAAATAGTTGATGGAAAGCTAATACCAAAAGAAGAAGTCGGGACAGTTAATATCATCTTAATAACAAATGCAAATCTAACTGATGGAGCCATGGCAAGAGCAATAATAACAATAACTGAAGCAAAAACAAATGCCTTTCAAGAATTAAATATAAGAAGCACAAAACATCCAGAGCTTTTAGCTACTGGAACTGGAACAGATAACATGGTAGTTGTTAAAGGATTTGGCAGGGGAGTTGATTATACTGGAGGGCATACAAAGATAGGAGAGATGATAGCAAAAGCAGTTAAAAGAAGCGTAATTGAAGCTTTAATAAAACAGGATAAGATAAAAATATAA
- a CDS encoding ATP-binding protein: MKPFHLIAVPHRDILKGRLTMDTFAADLWEVYQNRGAEDYRDPELFFKKTYLTSGLKSLIKIASKRLRGEGGDPIIQIQTPFGGGKTHSLIALYHTFKNPEIAKKYIEGIEPIKAKVITIVGTAITPEKEDDKITGTLWGEIERQLEGDIKTLNSPISPGREKLRALLKKHEPVLILMDEVLAYVVKARGIKVGDTNLASQTIAFLQELTETVKSLSNTLLVMTLPASVLEYADEEVAEELLTKLQKVAGRVEKIYTPVAGEEIYEVIRRRLFQRIDEEEVKNIVDEFIDYYEREGILINKSQYREKMIKSYPFHPEVIDLLHHRWGSIPTFQRTRGVLRILSLVIYKLRDSPIPLIRPCDFDLSFGELAEELIKHIGKEYESVLSADITATDSNAKKVDESLGDAYKGLKLGTKVATTIFLYSFSGGEIKGISLGELKLTCSDINVPSSIISDVVNALEDNLYYLWKENGRYLFKNQPNLNKTVITKMTEIEMKQLEEEIKTLLKKYLGKKLLTYIYPKNSRDIPDTEEFKLVILPTNDKDFVKEIIQNYGNNPRVNKNTLFFLCPMESERHNFERFLREKLAWESIAKDKHIVLTDQQKKEVKEKIEKLKKDEKDKLRYFYRIIYLPGKDIKEIDLGIPTYGLKKTITEEIFDRLREEKEIVEKLAPILILNKYLANKDYLPIKQLYKALLTTPGEPRISKTNFIKSIEEGVKNGYFGFGILKDGEVECIKIKATPKIEFEDYEVIIKKELCEKKEPQVEEKKTSSEEKQKPEKTDTKITETKTEDKKEETIQDIKEDKIKKPREISEYMGPTINELTLEVKIPRGKLSEFYRYVMRNLENVFDDIEITIKIKATNGNLKKSDYELKIKETLNQINAEVLKEDIK, encoded by the coding sequence ATGAAACCGTTCCACTTAATTGCAGTTCCACACAGAGACATCTTGAAAGGAAGACTAACAATGGACACATTTGCCGCTGATTTGTGGGAGGTCTATCAAAACAGAGGAGCTGAGGACTACAGAGACCCAGAACTATTCTTCAAAAAAACCTACTTAACTTCTGGATTAAAATCTCTAATAAAAATTGCTTCAAAGAGATTGAGAGGAGAAGGAGGAGACCCAATAATACAGATACAAACACCATTTGGGGGAGGAAAAACACATTCATTAATAGCCCTCTATCACACATTCAAAAATCCAGAAATTGCTAAAAAATACATAGAAGGAATAGAACCAATAAAAGCAAAGGTTATTACAATTGTTGGAACTGCAATAACTCCAGAGAAAGAAGATGACAAAATAACAGGAACTCTATGGGGAGAGATTGAAAGACAGCTTGAAGGAGATATAAAAACCCTAAACTCACCAATATCTCCAGGAAGAGAGAAGTTGAGAGCGTTGCTAAAAAAGCATGAACCAGTTTTAATCTTAATGGATGAGGTTTTAGCGTATGTAGTGAAGGCAAGAGGAATCAAAGTTGGAGACACAAACTTAGCATCCCAAACAATTGCATTCCTTCAAGAGCTAACTGAGACAGTTAAATCTCTTAGCAATACCCTTCTTGTCATGACCCTACCAGCAAGTGTTCTTGAATATGCAGATGAAGAAGTTGCAGAAGAACTATTAACAAAACTTCAAAAAGTTGCTGGAAGAGTAGAGAAAATCTACACTCCAGTAGCTGGAGAAGAAATCTATGAGGTTATAAGGAGAAGATTATTTCAAAGAATAGATGAGGAAGAAGTAAAGAATATTGTAGATGAGTTTATTGACTACTATGAAAGAGAGGGCATTTTAATAAACAAATCCCAATACAGAGAAAAGATGATAAAAAGCTATCCGTTCCATCCTGAAGTTATTGACTTATTGCATCATAGATGGGGAAGTATTCCAACATTCCAAAGAACAAGAGGAGTTTTAAGAATCCTTTCCCTTGTTATTTATAAGCTGAGAGATTCACCAATCCCATTAATAAGACCATGTGATTTTGATTTAAGTTTTGGAGAGTTGGCAGAGGAGTTAATAAAGCATATTGGAAAAGAATACGAAAGTGTCTTATCAGCCGATATAACTGCAACAGACTCAAATGCAAAGAAAGTGGATGAATCACTTGGAGATGCATATAAAGGATTAAAGCTTGGAACTAAAGTAGCAACAACAATCTTTCTCTACTCATTTTCAGGAGGGGAAATTAAAGGCATATCTCTTGGAGAGCTAAAACTAACCTGTTCAGATATCAATGTTCCTTCAAGCATTATATCTGATGTTGTTAATGCTCTTGAAGATAATCTCTACTATTTATGGAAAGAAAATGGAAGATATCTCTTTAAAAATCAGCCAAATCTAAACAAGACAGTGATTACAAAAATGACAGAGATTGAAATGAAACAATTGGAGGAAGAGATTAAAACCCTACTCAAAAAATACCTTGGGAAGAAACTGCTAACCTATATTTATCCAAAAAACTCAAGAGATATTCCAGATACAGAAGAATTTAAGCTTGTAATTCTTCCAACAAATGATAAGGACTTTGTAAAAGAAATAATTCAAAATTACGGAAATAATCCAAGAGTAAATAAAAACACTCTCTTCTTCCTATGCCCAATGGAATCAGAAAGACACAACTTCGAGAGATTTTTAAGAGAAAAATTGGCATGGGAGAGTATTGCAAAAGATAAACATATTGTTTTAACTGACCAGCAGAAAAAAGAGGTTAAAGAAAAGATTGAAAAATTAAAGAAGGATGAAAAAGACAAGTTAAGATACTTCTATAGAATAATCTATCTTCCTGGAAAAGATATTAAGGAGATAGACCTTGGAATCCCAACTTATGGACTCAAAAAAACAATAACAGAGGAGATTTTTGACAGGTTAAGAGAAGAAAAAGAGATTGTAGAAAAATTAGCTCCAATATTAATTTTAAATAAATATCTTGCAAACAAAGATTATCTCCCAATAAAACAGCTCTACAAAGCCCTTTTAACAACTCCAGGAGAACCAAGAATATCAAAAACTAACTTTATAAAATCCATTGAGGAGGGAGTAAAAAATGGCTACTTTGGCTTTGGAATTTTAAAAGATGGAGAAGTTGAATGCATTAAAATAAAAGCAACTCCTAAGATAGAGTTTGAAGACTATGAAGTTATAATAAAAAAAGAACTATGTGAAAAGAAAGAACCTCAAGTGGAAGAGAAAAAAACTTCTTCTGAAGAAAAACAAAAACCTGAAAAAACTGATACAAAAATAACAGAAACAAAAACAGAAGATAAAAAAGAAGAAACCATTCAAGATATTAAAGAAGACAAAATTAAAAAGCCACGAGAAATCTCTGAATATATGGGACCTACTATAAATGAACTAACTCTTGAAGTAAAAATCCCAAGAGGAAAGCTTTCTGAGTTCTATAGATATGTTATGAGAAACTTAGAAAATGTATTTGATGACATAGAGATAACAATTAAAATAAAAGCAACTAACGGAAATCTAAAAAAATCTGACTATGAACTAAAAATAAAAGAAACTCTCAACCAAATCAATGCAGAAGTGTTAAAAGAAGATATAAAATAA